A DNA window from Oenanthe melanoleuca isolate GR-GAL-2019-014 chromosome 11, OMel1.0, whole genome shotgun sequence contains the following coding sequences:
- the SDR42E1 gene encoding short-chain dehydrogenase/reductase family 42E member 1, which produces MEERNAAKERVLITGGAGYFGFRLGCAINQKGVDVILFDVVKPLQTVPEGIKFMQGDICCLSEVEEALRDVICVFHIASYGMSGREQLNRKLIEDVNVKGTENIIQACKSRGVSSLVYTSTYNVIFGGQVIENGDESLPYLPLHLHPDHYSRTKSLAEMKVLEANGAELGNGRGVLRTCALRPAGIYGPGEQRHLPRIVSYIERGLFKFVYGDPLSLVEFVHVDNLVQAHVLASEALRASKQHIASGQAYFISDGRPVNNFEFFRPLVEGLGYKFPTRRLPLSLVYFFAFLTEIVHFVVGRVYNFQPLLTRTEVYKTGVTHYFSMEKARKELGYEPQQYSLDEVVEWFRSQGCGPKPRNYTLMHLVRDGALLLVLIAVLVSWFPPAATFSL; this is translated from the coding sequence TTTAGGTTGTGCCATAAATCAAAAGGGAGTCGATGTCATCCTCTTTGATGTCGTGAAGCCACTTCAAACCGTGCCAGAGGGAATAAAGTTCATGCAGGGGGATATCTGCTGCCTGTCTGAAGTGGAAGAAGCTCTCAGAGATGTAATCTGCGTGTTCCATATCGCTTCCTATGGCATGtctggcagggagcagctgaacCGAAAACTTATAGAAGATGTTAACgtgaaaggaacagaaaatatcATCCAGGCCTGCAAGAGCAGGGGAGTGTCGAGCCTGGTTTATACAAGTACCTACAACGTGATATTTGGAGGCCAGGTTATAGAAAATGGGGACGAGTCTCTGCCTTACCTGCCTCTGCACCTTCACCCTGATCACTACTCCCGAACGAAATCTCTAGCTGAAATGAAGGTGCTGGAGGCAaatggagctgagctgggaaatgGCAGAGGTGTGCTAAGGACCTGTGCTCTCCGCCCAGCAGGGATCTACGGGCCTGGGGAGCAGAGACACCTCCCGAGAATAGTCAGCTACATCGAAAGGGGACTGTTCAAATTTGTGTATGGAGACCCTCTGAGCCTGGTAGAGTTTGTACACGTGGACAACCTGGTGCAGGCTCATGTCCTTGCCTCTGAGGCCCTCAGAGCCAGCAAGCAGCACATTGCCTCAGGCCAGGcctattttatttctgatggCAGGCCTGTAAATAACTTTGAGTTTTTCCGACCGCTCGTGGAAGGTTTGGGTTACAAGTTCCCAACCCGGcgccttcccctctccctggtCTATTTTTTTGCATTCCTTACTGAAATAGTTCATTTTGTTGTAGGGCGAGTTTATAacttccagcccctcctcactcGCACAGAGGTTTACAAAACTGGTGTCACCCATTATTTCAGCATGGAGAAggccaggaaggagctgggctATGAGCCCCAGCAGTACAGCCTGGATGAAGTGGTGGAGTGGTTTAGATCCCAGGGATGTGGACCAAAGCCAAGGAATTACACCCTGATGCACCTGGTTAGGGATGGAGCACTGCTTTTGGTGCTGATTGCTGTGCTGGTCTCCTGGTTTCCACCTGCAGCGACATTTTCACTCTGA